The following proteins come from a genomic window of Neoarius graeffei isolate fNeoGra1 chromosome 26, fNeoGra1.pri, whole genome shotgun sequence:
- the cstf1 gene encoding cleavage stimulation factor subunit 1, whose amino-acid sequence MYRPKPTLKDRQHLYKLIISQLLYDGYTNIANSLINEVKPQSVVSPSEQLMQLAKIGMENDDSAVQYAIGRSDTVAPGVGIDLEFDADVQTMSPEASEYETCYVTSHKGPCRVATYSRDGQLIATGSADASIKILDTERMLAKSAMPLEVMMNETAQQNMENHPVIRTLYDHVDEVTCLAFHPTEQILASGSRDYTLKLFDYSKPSAKRAFKYIQEAEMLRSISFHPSGDYLLVGTQHPTLRLYDVNTFQCFVSCNPLDQHTDAICSVSYNPGANTYVTCSKDGSIKLWDGISNRCVSTFEKAHDGAEVCSAVFSKNSKYILSSGKDSVAKLWEISTGRTLVKYTGAGLSGRQTHRTQGVFNHTEDYVLLPDERTVSLCCWDSRTAERKNLLSLGHNNIVRCIVHSPTNPGFMTCSDDFRARFWYRRTTTD is encoded by the exons ATGTATCGTCCGAAACCGACTCTGAAAGACAGACAGCACTTGTATAAGCTGATCATCAGCCAGCTGCTGTATGACGGTTACACCAACATCGCCAACAGCCTCATAAACGAAGTGAAGCCGCAGAGTGTGGTGTCTCCATCTGAGCAACTTATGCAACTCGCAAAGATCG GAATGGAGAATGATGACAGTGCAGTGCAGTATGCTATTGGACGCTCCGACACGGTGGCACCTGGTGTGGGCATCGACTTGGAGTTTGATGCCGATGTGCAAACCATGTCTCCGGAGGCCTCAGAGTACGAGACGTGTTATGTGACGTCACACAAAGGGCCATGTCGTGTGGCCACTTACAGCCGAGATGGACAGCTCATTGCCACTGGCTCTGCGGACGCCTCTATTAAAATCTTGGACACAGAACGTATGTTGGCCAAGAGTGCCATGCCCCTGGAG GTGATGATGAACGAGACGGCGCAGCAGAACATGGAGAATCACCCGGTTATCCGAACCCTGTATGACCATGTAGATGAGGTCACTTGCTTGGCCTTCCACCCCACCGAGCAGATCCTGGCCTCGGGATCCCGCGATTACACTCTCAAACTGTTTGACTACTCCAAGCCCTCAGCAAAAAGAGCTTTCAAATACATCCAG GAAGCAGAAATGCTGCGCTCCATCTCCTTCCACCCATCAGGAGATTACTTGCTGGTGGGCACTCAGCATCCAACACTACGCCTTTACGATGTCAATACGTTCCAGTGTTTTGTGTCATGCAACCCTCTGGATCAGCACACCGATGCCATCTGCAGCGTGAGCTACAACCCAGGAGCTAACACCTACGTCACATGCAGCAAGGATGGAAGCATCAAGCTGTGGGATGGCATCTCCAACCGATGTGTGTCCACATTCGAGAAAGCGCATGATGGGGCTGAGGTCTGCTCAGCCGTCTTCTCCAAAAACTCAAAGTACATTCTGTCCAGCGGCAAGGACTCTGTGGCCAAGCTGTGGGAGATCTCCACTGGTCGCACACTGGTCAAGTACACAG GAGCAGGACTGAGTGGCCGTCAGACACACCGCACGCAGGGCGTCTTTAATCACACAGAGGACTATGTGCTGTTGCCGGATGAGCGAACGGTCAGCCTGTGCTGTTGGGACTCGCGCACAGCTGAGCGGAAGAACTTGCTCTCACTTGGCCATAATAATATTGTGCGCTGCATCGTGCACTCTCCCACTAACCCAGGCTTCATGACGTGCAGCGATGACTTCCGTGCCCGCTTCTGGTACCGCCGGACCACCACAGACTGA